The proteins below are encoded in one region of Limnohabitans sp. 63ED37-2:
- the ribBA gene encoding bifunctional 3,4-dihydroxy-2-butanone-4-phosphate synthase/GTP cyclohydrolase II, producing MNAPAQLTPVAISPVEDIVAEMKAGRIVILVDEEDRENEGDLVLASDHVTPEAINFMARFGRGLICLTLTRERCEFLKLPPMAARNGTVYSTAFTVSIEAAEGVTTGISAADRARTVQVAVAKASQPTDLVQPGHIFPLQAVDGGVLMRAGHTEAGCDLAAMAGCSPSSVICEIMKDDGTMARLPDLQLFAAEHGLKIGTIADLIEYRSRNESLVERIGSRSLQTAHGEFTAHAFRDQPSQTVHLALVKGQWSADSEVAVRVHEPLSVLDALEVNRAMHSWSLDASLSYINAQGCGVAVLLNCGESADQLLAQFEGRARSAQAPERGKMDLRTYGVGAQILRECGVHKMRLMGQPRRMPSMTGYGLEITAYIPKE from the coding sequence GCATCGTGATCCTGGTCGACGAAGAAGACCGCGAAAACGAAGGCGACTTGGTGTTGGCGTCTGACCATGTCACGCCCGAAGCCATCAATTTCATGGCCCGATTTGGCCGGGGCCTGATTTGCCTGACACTCACCCGTGAACGCTGCGAATTCTTGAAGCTGCCGCCCATGGCCGCCCGCAACGGCACCGTCTACAGCACGGCGTTTACCGTGTCGATTGAAGCCGCCGAAGGCGTGACCACCGGCATTTCTGCCGCTGACCGCGCCCGCACGGTACAAGTGGCCGTCGCCAAAGCCAGCCAGCCCACCGATTTGGTGCAACCCGGCCACATCTTCCCGCTGCAAGCGGTCGACGGCGGCGTGCTCATGCGCGCGGGCCACACCGAAGCCGGTTGCGACCTGGCCGCCATGGCCGGTTGCAGCCCTTCGTCGGTGATCTGCGAGATCATGAAAGACGACGGCACCATGGCCCGCCTGCCCGACTTGCAACTGTTTGCAGCAGAGCACGGCCTGAAAATCGGCACCATTGCCGACCTGATCGAATACCGCAGCCGCAACGAATCGCTCGTCGAGCGCATTGGCAGCCGCAGCCTGCAAACCGCCCACGGCGAATTCACCGCCCACGCTTTTCGCGACCAGCCCAGCCAAACCGTGCACCTGGCCCTGGTCAAAGGCCAATGGTCGGCCGACTCAGAGGTTGCGGTGCGCGTGCACGAGCCGCTGTCGGTACTCGACGCGCTGGAAGTCAACCGCGCCATGCACTCCTGGAGCCTGGACGCGAGCCTGAGCTACATCAACGCCCAAGGCTGTGGCGTGGCCGTGCTGCTCAACTGCGGCGAATCGGCCGACCAGTTGCTGGCCCAGTTTGAAGGCCGCGCCCGCTCGGCCCAGGCGCCCGAGCGCGGCAAGATGGACCTGCGCACCTACGGCGTGGGCGCACAAATTTTGCGCGAATGCGGCGTGCACAAAATGCGCCTCATGGGCCAGCCGCGCCGCATGCCCAGCATGACCGGCTACGGCCTCGAAATCACCGCTTACATCCCCAAGGAATAA
- a CDS encoding DUF599 domain-containing protein, whose protein sequence is MKIISMLPWADWLALFSFFALWVGYAWFARIRGKRDQSLIATTNQYRQKWMLQTTARDPRMLDGLITQNLSQTPAFFSSTSIIIIGGLFALLGTTNKAAELVGEIPFAQPTPLLVFELKILVLVGIFVYAFFRFSWSMRQYTFVALIIGGMPPPESFASGESDRQHYAQRAGNLVSAAAETFNDGLRAYYFSFAAMAWFFSPLALVLATALVVLILYGREFRSEVLQVLRD, encoded by the coding sequence ATGAAAATCATCTCCATGCTGCCCTGGGCCGATTGGCTGGCACTGTTTTCTTTTTTTGCTTTGTGGGTGGGTTACGCATGGTTTGCCCGCATTCGCGGCAAGCGCGACCAAAGTCTGATCGCCACCACCAACCAGTACCGTCAGAAGTGGATGCTTCAAACCACGGCGCGAGATCCGCGCATGCTCGATGGCCTGATCACCCAGAACCTCTCTCAAACCCCGGCGTTTTTTTCATCAACCAGCATCATCATCATCGGTGGTCTGTTTGCTTTGCTGGGCACCACCAACAAAGCAGCCGAGTTGGTGGGCGAAATTCCCTTTGCCCAGCCCACACCCTTGTTGGTGTTTGAGCTGAAAATTTTGGTGCTGGTGGGCATTTTTGTGTACGCCTTTTTCCGGTTTTCTTGGTCGATGCGGCAATACACATTTGTCGCCCTGATCATTGGTGGCATGCCGCCGCCAGAATCTTTTGCCAGTGGTGAGTCAGATCGCCAACACTACGCCCAGCGGGCGGGCAATTTGGTCAGTGCCGCCGCCGAGACTTTCAACGATGGTTTGCGGGCCTATTACTTTTCTTTTGCGGCCATGGCCTGGTTTTTTTCACCGCTGGCGCTGGTCTTGGCCACCGCCTTGGTGGTGTTGATTCTTTATGGGCGCGAATTCAGATCTGAGGTGCTGCAGGTCTTGCGCGACTGA
- a CDS encoding pyridoxal phosphate-dependent aminotransferase produces the protein MRISERAERIEPFYVMEVAKAASQKAREVAHTDRPVVFLNIGEPDFTAPPRVQAAAQAVVASGQTQYTPALGLDALRQAISGWYTQRFGLQVPASRIVVTAGASAALQLACLALIDRGDEILMPDPSYPCNRHFVSAAEGTAVLLPTTAEERFQLSAAKVASAWGPQTRGVLLASPSNPTGTSIDPTELARIIDVVRSHGGITLIDEIYLGLSHDDQFGQSALTLGDDVISINSFSKYFNMTGWRLGWLVVPEQLTPVLERLAQNLFICASSVAQHAALACFEPESLAEYERRRAEFKARRDYFIPALNDLGLTVPVAPDGAFYAWADCTAACQKLGLKDSWDFAFAALENAHVAITPGRDFGTDQTARFVRFSTANSMAELQTAIARLKAWLQP, from the coding sequence ATGCGCATCTCCGAGCGTGCCGAACGCATTGAACCGTTTTATGTGATGGAGGTGGCCAAAGCCGCCTCGCAAAAAGCCCGCGAAGTTGCGCACACCGACCGGCCCGTGGTGTTCCTGAACATTGGCGAGCCCGACTTCACCGCCCCGCCCCGCGTGCAAGCTGCAGCTCAAGCAGTTGTCGCATCTGGACAAACCCAATACACCCCCGCTTTGGGCCTGGACGCCCTGCGACAGGCCATCAGCGGCTGGTACACGCAGCGCTTTGGCTTGCAGGTGCCCGCCAGCCGCATCGTGGTCACCGCGGGTGCGTCGGCCGCTTTGCAATTGGCCTGCCTGGCGCTGATTGACCGGGGCGATGAAATCCTCATGCCCGACCCCAGCTACCCCTGCAACCGCCACTTTGTGAGCGCAGCAGAAGGCACCGCGGTCTTGTTGCCCACCACAGCCGAAGAGCGCTTTCAACTCAGCGCCGCCAAAGTGGCCTCTGCTTGGGGGCCCCAAACCCGTGGCGTTTTGCTGGCCTCGCCCTCTAACCCCACCGGCACCTCGATTGACCCGACAGAGCTGGCCCGCATCATCGATGTGGTGCGCAGCCACGGCGGCATCACCCTGATCGACGAGATTTACCTGGGCCTGAGCCACGACGACCAGTTCGGTCAAAGCGCCCTGACCTTGGGCGACGACGTCATCAGCATCAACAGCTTCAGCAAATACTTCAACATGACCGGCTGGCGCTTGGGCTGGCTGGTGGTGCCCGAGCAGCTCACGCCCGTGCTGGAGCGCCTGGCGCAAAACCTCTTCATTTGCGCGAGCAGCGTGGCCCAGCATGCGGCCCTGGCCTGCTTTGAGCCCGAGAGCCTGGCCGAATACGAACGCCGCCGTGCCGAGTTCAAAGCGCGGCGCGACTACTTCATCCCCGCCCTGAACGACTTGGGCCTGACCGTCCCCGTAGCCCCCGATGGCGCGTTTTACGCCTGGGCTGACTGCACGGCGGCTTGCCAAAAGCTGGGCCTCAAAGACAGCTGGGACTTCGCCTTTGCCGCGCTGGAAAACGCCCATGTGGCCATCACGCCGGGGCGCGACTTTGGCACCGACCAAACCGCCCGCTTTGTGCGTTTTTCCACCGCCAACTCGATGGCTGAGTTGCAAACCGCCATCGCCCGCCTCAAAGCCTGGTTGCAGCCATGA
- the nusB gene encoding transcription antitermination factor NusB encodes MTEATSTPVTTDAGQKPAAGTRKSSAKPARSRSREFALQALYQHLVGRNEAADIDVFTRDLSGFHKADSAHYDALLYGCVEQAQALDALIAPKLDRSFAEISPVERAIMWIGVYEMQHCLDVPWRVVLNECIELAKDFGGTDGHKYVNAVLNGLAPELRSAEVQADRQSGRAK; translated from the coding sequence ATGACCGAAGCCACATCCACACCGGTCACCACAGACGCAGGCCAAAAGCCTGCCGCTGGCACCCGCAAATCCTCGGCCAAACCCGCCCGCAGCCGCTCGCGTGAGTTTGCTTTGCAGGCGCTTTATCAGCACCTGGTGGGCCGCAACGAAGCGGCTGACATCGACGTCTTTACCCGCGACCTCTCAGGCTTTCACAAAGCCGACTCGGCCCACTACGACGCCCTGCTTTACGGCTGCGTCGAGCAAGCCCAAGCGCTGGACGCCCTGATCGCCCCCAAGTTGGACCGCAGCTTTGCCGAAATCTCACCCGTTGAGCGGGCCATCATGTGGATTGGCGTGTATGAAATGCAGCACTGCCTCGATGTGCCTTGGCGCGTCGTGCTCAACGAGTGCATCGAGCTGGCCAAAGACTTTGGCGGCACAGACGGCCACAAATACGTGAACGCCGTGCTGAACGGCTTGGCGCCCGAACTGCGCAGCGCTGAAGTGCAAGCCGACCGCCAATCCGGTCGCGCCAAATAA
- the ribH gene encoding 6,7-dimethyl-8-ribityllumazine synthase: MQGANQGQAEELDGQFLHIGIVQARFNEDITNALAKACIEELEALGVTSIDHVMVPGALEVPVALQAMAERAEYDALIALGCIIRGETYHFELVANESGAGVSRVALDYNLPIANAILTTENLEQAIARQTDKGRDAARVAVEMACIMDDLSADMAELADDFDDEETTR; the protein is encoded by the coding sequence ATGCAAGGCGCCAACCAAGGCCAGGCCGAAGAACTCGACGGCCAATTTCTGCACATCGGCATCGTGCAAGCCCGCTTCAACGAAGACATCACCAACGCCCTGGCCAAAGCCTGCATCGAAGAACTCGAAGCCTTGGGTGTGACCAGCATCGACCACGTCATGGTGCCCGGCGCTTTGGAAGTGCCTGTGGCCCTGCAGGCCATGGCCGAGCGGGCCGAATACGACGCATTGATTGCGCTGGGCTGCATCATCCGCGGCGAAACTTACCACTTTGAGCTGGTGGCCAACGAATCCGGCGCAGGTGTAAGCCGCGTGGCGCTGGACTACAACCTGCCCATCGCCAACGCGATCTTGACCACCGAAAACCTGGAACAAGCCATCGCCCGCCAAACCGACAAAGGCCGCGACGCAGCCCGCGTGGCGGTCGAGATGGCCTGCATCATGGACGACCTGTCGGCCGACATGGCCGAGCTGGCCGATGATTTTGACGACGAAGAGACCACCCGATGA
- the dnaE gene encoding DNA polymerase III subunit alpha, with amino-acid sequence MFVHLRLHTEFSVVDATCRIDDVVKIAAKDAQPALAITDLSNLFGTVKFYKEGRGKGVKPIIGAEIHLEGLGGDVGVTSRVVLLVQNHTGYLNLCELLARAWTQNIVKGVAVVKLAWLKELSDGLILLSGAQAGPVGQAIVQGDTDKAADVALQLGSIFPHRFYLELQRAGRPEDEPQVAGAVALAARLGLPVVATHPVQFHSPEDYEAHEARVCVSEGEILANPRRVRRFTREQYFKSAAQMSALFADVPSAIANTLEIAKRCNLTLVLGKPQLPNFPIPPVAGVVMSVDEYFRHVSHEGLKERLVHLYPDAAKREAERQRYVDRLEFELNTILKMGFPGYFLIVGDFIQWAKNNGCPVGPGRGSGAGSLVAYALKITDLDPLQYNLLFERFLNPERVSMPDFDIDFCQTNRDRVIEYVKQKYGREAVSQIVTFGTMAARAAIRDVGRVLDMSYTFCDGISKLIPNKPGMSVTLQYPPATPKEGDKNNYAIAMEPILAERIEREEDVKTLIELAQKLEGMTRNVGMHAGGVLIAPGKLTDFCPLYQQPGSESAVSQYDKDDVEAAGLVKFDFLGLATLTILEIAREFIIKRHKGQENFAFENIPLDDAPTYKLFSDGKTEAVFQFESRGMQGMLRDARPSRLEDLIALNALYRPGPMDLIPSFVARKHGREPVEYPHPAVAQMLSETYGIMVYQEQVMQTAQILGGYSLGGADLLRRAMGKKKAEEMAEHREKFRAGALATHNIPQDKADEVFDLMEKFAGYGFNKSHAAAYSLLAYHTGWLKVHYTAEFFCANMTVEMDDTDKLKVLHEDALKFGIRFDPPDVNRGTHRFEPVTDKIIRYGLGAIKGTGQQAIDAIVAAREQGGPFTSLFDFAVRVDRTRINKRTVDALIKAGAFDSLHMNRAALSASIDRAFEFSAATTANVNQGGLFDMLGDDSHGSSTQEPELVEVMPWGIKERLLLEKTAVGFFLSGHLFDAVEREVRQFARRKIDDLIDSRESMVLAGIVSDLRIINGQRGKVAIFKLDDKSGMLEATADEALINSAKHLLKDDELIIVTAKMQADRFSGGFRLKIEQIMDLAAARCRFGKYLRVAVNGRAPDIARIVKEFPAQREQTEHGDLVRGLPVRLVLERSKDQLAARAELALGDTAKFFPTDAALASWMAQADQGLAQIVYD; translated from the coding sequence ATGTTTGTTCACCTGCGCCTTCACACCGAATTTTCCGTCGTTGACGCCACTTGCCGCATCGACGATGTGGTCAAGATCGCGGCCAAGGACGCCCAGCCTGCGCTGGCCATCACCGACCTGAGCAACCTGTTTGGCACCGTCAAGTTCTACAAGGAAGGTCGTGGCAAAGGGGTCAAGCCGATCATTGGGGCCGAAATCCACCTCGAAGGCCTGGGGGGCGACGTTGGGGTCACCAGCCGGGTGGTGCTCTTGGTGCAAAACCACACCGGGTACCTGAACCTGTGCGAGCTGCTGGCCCGTGCCTGGACGCAAAACATCGTCAAGGGCGTGGCCGTGGTCAAGCTGGCCTGGCTCAAGGAACTGTCTGATGGTTTGATTTTGCTCTCGGGTGCGCAAGCCGGTCCTGTGGGCCAGGCCATCGTGCAAGGCGATACCGACAAGGCCGCCGACGTGGCGCTGCAGTTGGGTTCGATCTTTCCACACCGTTTTTATCTGGAGTTGCAACGCGCGGGTCGTCCTGAAGACGAGCCACAGGTGGCGGGCGCCGTGGCGCTGGCCGCTCGTTTGGGTTTGCCGGTGGTGGCCACCCACCCGGTGCAATTTCACAGCCCTGAAGATTACGAGGCGCATGAGGCCCGGGTCTGTGTGTCCGAAGGCGAAATTTTGGCCAACCCGCGACGGGTGCGGCGCTTCACCCGGGAGCAGTATTTCAAATCGGCGGCGCAAATGTCCGCCTTGTTCGCCGATGTGCCCAGTGCCATTGCCAACACCTTGGAAATCGCCAAGCGCTGCAACCTGACCTTGGTCCTGGGCAAGCCGCAGCTGCCCAATTTCCCGATTCCACCGGTTGCTGGTGTGGTCATGTCGGTGGACGAGTATTTCCGCCATGTCTCGCACGAAGGCCTGAAAGAGCGTTTGGTCCACCTGTACCCCGATGCGGCCAAGCGCGAGGCCGAACGCCAACGCTATGTGGACCGGCTGGAGTTCGAGTTGAACACCATCTTGAAGATGGGCTTTCCGGGTTACTTCCTCATCGTGGGCGACTTCATCCAATGGGCCAAGAACAATGGCTGCCCGGTGGGGCCTGGCCGGGGTTCGGGTGCGGGCTCGCTCGTGGCCTACGCCCTCAAGATCACCGACCTGGACCCCTTGCAATACAACTTGCTGTTCGAGCGTTTTTTGAACCCCGAGCGGGTGTCGATGCCCGACTTCGACATCGATTTTTGCCAGACCAACCGCGATCGTGTGATCGAGTATGTGAAGCAAAAATACGGGCGCGAAGCGGTCAGTCAGATCGTGACCTTTGGCACCATGGCCGCGCGTGCGGCCATTCGCGATGTGGGCCGTGTGCTTGACATGAGCTACACCTTTTGCGACGGCATCAGCAAGCTCATTCCCAATAAGCCTGGCATGTCGGTCACGCTGCAGTATCCGCCTGCTACGCCCAAAGAAGGCGATAAAAACAACTACGCGATCGCCATGGAGCCCATTTTGGCCGAACGCATCGAGCGCGAAGAGGATGTGAAGACGCTGATCGAGTTGGCGCAAAAACTGGAAGGCATGACCCGCAACGTGGGCATGCACGCTGGGGGTGTGCTGATCGCGCCGGGCAAGCTCACCGACTTTTGCCCGCTCTACCAGCAGCCCGGCAGCGAATCGGCGGTGAGCCAGTACGACAAGGACGACGTGGAAGCGGCCGGTTTGGTGAAGTTCGACTTCTTGGGCTTGGCCACACTCACCATTTTGGAGATCGCCCGCGAGTTCATCATCAAGCGCCACAAAGGCCAGGAAAACTTCGCCTTTGAAAACATCCCGCTCGACGACGCGCCAACTTATAAATTGTTCTCGGACGGTAAAACCGAGGCCGTGTTCCAGTTTGAAAGCCGCGGCATGCAAGGCATGCTGCGCGATGCGCGGCCCAGCCGCCTTGAAGATCTGATTGCGCTCAACGCCTTGTACCGTCCGGGCCCCATGGATCTGATCCCCAGCTTTGTGGCCCGCAAGCACGGACGCGAGCCGGTGGAGTACCCGCACCCGGCGGTGGCGCAGATGCTGAGCGAAACCTACGGCATCATGGTTTACCAAGAGCAGGTGATGCAGACCGCGCAGATTCTGGGCGGTTACTCGCTGGGCGGCGCCGACTTGCTGCGCCGCGCCATGGGCAAGAAAAAAGCCGAAGAAATGGCTGAGCACCGCGAAAAATTCCGCGCGGGCGCTTTGGCCACACACAACATCCCGCAGGACAAGGCCGACGAGGTCTTTGACCTGATGGAAAAATTTGCGGGCTATGGCTTCAACAAGTCACACGCCGCCGCTTACTCGCTGCTGGCCTACCACACGGGTTGGCTCAAGGTGCACTACACCGCCGAGTTCTTCTGCGCCAACATGACGGTGGAAATGGACGACACCGACAAGCTCAAGGTGCTGCACGAAGACGCGCTCAAATTCGGCATCCGCTTTGACCCGCCCGACGTGAACCGGGGTACACACCGCTTTGAGCCAGTGACCGACAAGATCATTCGTTATGGTCTGGGCGCCATCAAGGGCACGGGTCAGCAGGCCATTGATGCCATCGTGGCGGCCCGCGAACAGGGCGGACCCTTCACCAGCCTGTTTGATTTCGCCGTGCGAGTGGACCGCACCCGAATCAACAAACGCACGGTGGACGCGCTCATCAAGGCCGGGGCTTTTGACTCCTTGCACATGAACCGCGCCGCTTTGTCGGCCAGCATCGACCGGGCGTTTGAGTTTTCTGCGGCCACCACCGCCAACGTCAACCAAGGGGGTTTGTTCGACATGCTGGGCGACGACTCCCACGGCTCGAGCACCCAAGAGCCCGAGTTGGTCGAGGTCATGCCCTGGGGCATCAAAGAGCGCTTGCTGCTCGAGAAAACCGCAGTGGGATTTTTCCTGTCCGGGCATTTGTTCGACGCGGTCGAGCGGGAAGTGCGCCAGTTTGCCCGCCGCAAAATCGACGACCTGATCGACAGCCGCGAGTCCATGGTCTTGGCGGGCATCGTGAGCGACTTGCGCATCATCAACGGCCAGCGGGGCAAGGTGGCCATTTTCAAGTTGGACGACAAATCGGGCATGTTGGAAGCCACGGCCGACGAAGCGCTGATCAATTCGGCCAAACATTTGCTCAAAGACGACGAGCTCATCATCGTCACGGCCAAGATGCAGGCCGACCGTTTTTCAGGCGGTTTCCGTCTCAAGATCGAGCAGATCATGGACCTGGCTGCGGCCCGTTGCCGCTTCGGCAAGTACCTGCGTGTCGCGGTGAATGGCCGTGCGCCAGACATCGCCCGCATCGTCAAAGAGTTCCCCGCGCAACGCGAGCAGACCGAGCACGGTGACTTGGTACGCGGGCTGCCTGTGCGCTTGGTGCTGGAGCGCAGCAAGGACCAACTGGCCGCCCGCGCCGAGCTGGCGCTGGGCGATACCGCCAAATTCTTCCCGACCGACGCCGCCTTGGCCAGTTGGATGGCGCAGGCCGATCAAGGCCTGGCGCAGATTGTTTACGACTGA
- the tolA gene encoding cell envelope integrity protein TolA — MGRAWAVAGAAHLVLFLALGLATAWKTQPQTLQAEAELWSAVPQAAAPRLQEPPPPPPEPEPEPEPRREPPAKPSKPAPEPAPDNSLRDAQIALEKKKQEELKKKEAAERQRKAQEKKKKEAEEKAAKDKAEKEKAAKEKALKEKAEQDKKEQDKKKAAEKAKADEKKRQQEQAQKAKQDKADEARAEALRQENLQRMQGMAGASGGPNATGTALKSSGPSASYAGRLVGRIKPNITYPGDVVGNPRAEVEVRVAPDGTITSRRIVQSSGNKAWDDAVLRAIDKTEILPKDTDGRVPPLIVLGFRPSD, encoded by the coding sequence ATGGGTCGCGCCTGGGCGGTCGCCGGTGCTGCGCACCTGGTGTTGTTTCTGGCGCTAGGCCTGGCCACCGCATGGAAAACGCAACCTCAAACCCTGCAAGCCGAAGCCGAATTGTGGTCGGCCGTGCCTCAAGCGGCTGCGCCTCGCCTGCAAGAGCCCCCTCCCCCGCCTCCCGAACCGGAACCGGAACCCGAGCCCCGCCGCGAGCCCCCAGCCAAGCCCTCTAAACCCGCTCCGGAACCAGCGCCTGACAACAGCCTTCGCGACGCCCAAATTGCGCTCGAAAAGAAAAAACAGGAAGAGCTGAAAAAGAAAGAAGCCGCCGAGCGCCAGCGCAAAGCCCAGGAAAAGAAGAAAAAAGAGGCCGAAGAAAAAGCCGCCAAGGACAAGGCTGAAAAGGAAAAGGCCGCCAAAGAAAAAGCCCTCAAAGAGAAAGCGGAACAAGACAAAAAAGAGCAAGACAAGAAGAAAGCCGCCGAAAAAGCCAAGGCCGACGAGAAAAAACGCCAGCAGGAGCAAGCCCAAAAAGCCAAACAAGACAAGGCCGATGAAGCTCGGGCGGAGGCTCTGCGCCAAGAAAATCTTCAACGCATGCAAGGCATGGCGGGTGCATCGGGCGGACCCAACGCCACAGGCACCGCCCTCAAATCCTCGGGCCCATCGGCCAGTTATGCCGGCCGCTTGGTGGGCCGCATCAAACCCAACATCACCTACCCAGGTGATGTTGTGGGCAACCCGCGTGCCGAGGTGGAAGTGCGTGTGGCCCCCGATGGCACCATCACCAGCCGCCGAATCGTACAGTCCAGCGGCAACAAGGCCTGGGACGATGCCGTGCTGCGGGCCATCGACAAAACCGAAATCCTGCCCAAAGACACCGATGGCCGGGTGCCACCTTTGATCGTCTTGGGTTTCCGACCCTCCGATTGA
- the ybgC gene encoding tol-pal system-associated acyl-CoA thioesterase, translating to MNSSNKPSIFEHPIRIYWEDTDAGGIVFYANYLKFFERARTEWLRALGFGQQVLRDESGGMFVVSETAVKYHSPARLDDTLIVTAELQHGGKASLTIAQRAYLRAEGQTDRLLAEGTIRLGWVDSHTLKPGRIPAPVLEALK from the coding sequence ATGAACAGCAGCAACAAGCCCAGCATTTTTGAACACCCGATCCGCATCTATTGGGAAGACACCGACGCGGGCGGCATCGTGTTTTATGCCAACTACCTCAAATTTTTTGAGCGTGCACGCACCGAATGGTTGCGTGCTTTGGGCTTTGGGCAACAGGTGTTGCGTGACGAGTCGGGCGGCATGTTTGTCGTGTCCGAGACAGCCGTCAAATACCACTCGCCCGCCCGGCTGGACGACACGCTGATCGTGACGGCCGAACTGCAACACGGCGGCAAAGCCAGCCTGACCATTGCCCAGCGCGCCTATTTGCGCGCCGAGGGCCAAACCGACCGACTTTTGGCCGAAGGCACCATACGCCTGGGCTGGGTCGACAGCCACACCTTGAAACCTGGCCGCATCCCGGCCCCTGTTCTGGAAGCCCTCAAATGA
- a CDS encoding ExbD/TolR family protein, whose protein sequence is MPAVSSRGRGRRTIAEINMVPFIDVMLVLLIIFMVTAPMITPSMVDLPSVGKAAKQPDQVVQVVIQKDERLELVSNGKTDSATLASVAPSVKRLVGDSENTAVVISADRTVKYETVVQVMDSLQRAGISRVGLSVQLAP, encoded by the coding sequence ATGCCTGCTGTTTCATCCCGCGGCCGTGGACGCCGCACCATCGCCGAAATCAACATGGTGCCCTTCATCGACGTGATGCTGGTGCTGCTCATCATCTTCATGGTCACGGCCCCCATGATCACCCCCAGCATGGTAGACCTGCCCAGTGTGGGCAAAGCTGCCAAACAACCCGATCAAGTGGTACAGGTGGTGATTCAGAAAGACGAACGTTTGGAACTGGTGAGCAATGGCAAGACCGACAGCGCCACATTGGCCAGCGTAGCGCCCAGCGTCAAACGCCTGGTGGGCGACAGCGAGAACACGGCCGTGGTCATCAGCGCAGACCGCACCGTCAAATACGAAACCGTGGTCCAGGTCATGGACAGCCTGCAGCGTGCGGGTATCTCCCGTGTGGGCCTGTCGGTGCAACTGGCCCCCTGA
- the tolQ gene encoding protein TolQ — protein sequence MNQDMSIVSLLLEASFVVQLVVLTLLGISVSSWAAIVRKIMAIKRIKSLNEEFERVFWSGTSLNELFNAASQNAKLSGPMERIFASGMREYQKLRERRISDPGTLLDGARRAMRASFQREMDVAESQLAFLASVGSISPYVGLFGTVWGIMHAFTGLASLQQVTLAVVAPGIAEALVATAIGLFAAIPAVLGYNRFSHDVDRIAIKLETFIEEFSNILQRSLGSAGTSGSASGH from the coding sequence ATGAACCAAGACATGTCCATCGTCTCGCTGCTGCTGGAAGCCAGCTTTGTCGTACAACTGGTGGTGCTGACTTTGCTGGGCATCTCGGTGTCCAGTTGGGCCGCCATCGTGCGCAAGATCATGGCCATCAAGCGCATCAAAAGCCTCAACGAAGAGTTTGAGCGTGTCTTTTGGTCAGGCACCAGCCTGAACGAGCTGTTCAACGCGGCCAGCCAAAACGCCAAGTTGTCCGGCCCGATGGAACGCATTTTCGCCAGTGGTATGCGCGAATACCAAAAACTGCGTGAACGCCGCATCAGTGACCCCGGCACCTTGCTCGACGGCGCACGCCGCGCCATGCGGGCCAGCTTCCAGCGCGAAATGGATGTCGCCGAATCCCAGCTGGCCTTCCTGGCATCGGTGGGCTCCATCTCGCCCTATGTGGGCCTGTTTGGCACGGTTTGGGGCATCATGCACGCCTTCACCGGCCTGGCCAGCTTGCAGCAAGTGACCTTGGCGGTCGTGGCACCGGGCATTGCCGAAGCGCTGGTGGCCACGGCCATTGGCTTGTTTGCCGCCATCCCTGCCGTGCTCGGCTACAACCGCTTCTCACACGACGTGGACCGCATCGCCATCAAGCTCGAAACCTTCATCGAAGAGTTCTCCAACATCCTGCAACGCAGCCTGGGCTCGGCTGGTACCAGCGGCTCGGCCTCTGGCCATTGA